AACAATTTATCCCGGAACGGTCACCTAATTTAGGGAAAGCATTATGGTCGTTATGAACATGTTCGAAACTTATCGAATAATGATAGAAGCTGGTATTGAGTCCTCTTTAGAAGAATTTGGTTCTAAAGGGTTATCGGTACGCGCACCTGTAGAGTATGCTCTAACAAGCGGCGGAAAACGCATTCGTCCTATGTTAGTTTGTATGATTGCTAAAGGTCTGGATATGAGCAGAGATGTTTTAGACGCCGCCTTAGCTATAGAATTTATACATACATCTACTTTAATAGCTGATGATCTTCCTTGTATGGATGATGATGACGAGCGTCGTGGACGCCCTACAGTACATAAAGCTTTTGATGAGGCTTCAGCTTTATTAGCATCTTATGCTTTGATTCCTGCTGCATATTCTCGCATTCGTTTAAATGCGAAAAAACTCAAATCTCAGGGTGTAGATCCTAAAGAAGTCGATATTGCTTACGATATCATTTCTGATGTTACGGATAAGAATTTTGGTGTTAACGGAGTTTTGGGAGGACAGTATGAAGATATGTTCTTTAAAAATGACGGTCCTGAGTATGTCCAATCTATCATCAATAAAAAAACAGGCGCTCTTTTCGAAATAGCGTGTGTCTCTGGTTGGTTATTTGGAGGCGGTGATCCTTTATGCGTTCCTCAAATAATCGAATTTTCTCAAACTTTTGGTCTTCTTTTTCAAATGAAAGATGATATTTTAGACATCCACCAAGACGGTCAAGATGTGGGGCTAAATTACGCTTTGTTATTTGGTTTAGACGCTGCTAAAGATCTTTTAAACTCTTCTATGGATAAGTGCATGATCTTATTAAAGCATCTTAAACAACATGGGTTGAAGGACACTTCAGAATTAGAAATGCTTATAGAATATATGGGTATTCGAGATTATTAAGAAGAAAGAGATGTGATAATATCTGGGTGAGAGGATTTGAACCTCCGCCCCCTTGCACCCCATGCAAGTGCGCTACCAGGCTGCGCTACACCCAGGAAAACTTTATTTTTATAAGCAGGTTATTCCTTCAAATTGGAATTCACATTTCTTAAATTCTGCAACGCCAATTTGGGCACATCTTTCGATAATAGTTTCTAAAGAATCCCCTGCAGATACATCTGCAGATTCTAAATCTACTGCTATAGAGGCTGTGAAAGATGCCCCTCCTTTCTCTCCCCGAACCTTAAAGTTCACAAAAATCCCCTGCTTAGTTTTGGAAATGTTCTTAAATCTAACTAAGTTATTATCGATAAGGTTTTTCATTTTATGACCTTCGTCCTGGAAAGTAATAAAAATACCAACCTCTAAGGTTCCTGTAAACGCAAAGATTATATTTAAGAAATTACTAAGAAGATCTTTTACGCGATTCTTGTTTTAACCTTCCCAAATCACACTCGGAATAATCTACGAATTTAAAAAATGTTTCATATGTAGGATCAAAATTAATAACCTCTTTAGCCATATCTATGGCGATTCTTCGGTAATTTTCATGTCCTTGAATTTGTGAACGCAGCTCACAAAGCCATTGTAAAGCTCTTCCATTGATATGGAAAAACCAGCGTATATTATAAGCTAGAGGAACGACATATT
The Chlamydia caviae GPIC genome window above contains:
- a CDS encoding polyprenyl synthetase family protein; translated protein: MVVMNMFETYRIMIEAGIESSLEEFGSKGLSVRAPVEYALTSGGKRIRPMLVCMIAKGLDMSRDVLDAALAIEFIHTSTLIADDLPCMDDDDERRGRPTVHKAFDEASALLASYALIPAAYSRIRLNAKKLKSQGVDPKEVDIAYDIISDVTDKNFGVNGVLGGQYEDMFFKNDGPEYVQSIINKKTGALFEIACVSGWLFGGGDPLCVPQIIEFSQTFGLLFQMKDDILDIHQDGQDVGLNYALLFGLDAAKDLLNSSMDKCMILLKHLKQHGLKDTSELEMLIEYMGIRDY